The genomic DNA CCCGACGAGCCTACCTGCCCGAAGTGCGGCAGCACGCACGTCATCAAGAAAGGTCATCGCTTCACGCAGACCGGCAAGTACATCCGCTACCAGTGCCAAGAGTGCGGCGGCTGGTCACGTGGGCGCACGACGATCAATACGAAAGCGGTGCGCGACAACCTGCTCGTCCAGTAAGGAACTCATGACGAAGATCATTGGTATCACCGGCCTCGCTGGGGCCGGTAAGGACTCGTTCGCCTCACAGCTTCAGCGTGCACTGACGATCAACGGGTTCGAGTCGCGTATCGACAGTTTCGCGGACCCGATCCGCAAGATCAGTCAGCGCATGGGCCTCGAACCGTACGACCGCGAGCGTAAGGAAGTGAAGCACGCGATGGGGCCTGACGACTTCAACGACCGGTTGTACGAGGCAATCGAAGCAGTGCTCGCCGAACGGCTCGAAGACAACGATAGGGCGCTGCTCTACGCGTACACCGTCGAAGCGTGCGACAGATTCATCATCGACCGCGACGCCACGTACCCGACCATGCACATCAGCCCGCGTGAGTTCATGCAGGTACTCGGTACTGAAGGCGGGCAGCGCATTCGCAAAGGGCTGTGGGTTGACTCGGCGCTGATGCGATGGCGTTCAATGCCCGGCTACACGCTCGTAGCTGACTGTCGGTTCGAATACGAGATTCGACAGATCGACCACCTGTTCGTCGTGGTGCGACCCGGCGTGGTGCGCGTTAACGAGCACGCGAGCGAAGACCTGCCCGACCGACTGACGAAGGGCCTGCGGCCCGCGTTCGTTCAACTCGACAAGCTGCACTACATCGAGAACGACGGAGGTCTCTCTGACCTCGCGACGTTGGCCTCGGATGCGGCTGTTCTGATCTAAGGAGTCGCATGTCCGAGTACATCATTCACAAGGCGGTCGAGTTCTCCAAGGTAAAGGTAGCAGTACGAAAGGAACTCGAAGCTGAATCGGTCGATGACCTCGCCAACAAGTTCTACGCGCAGCGCAAGTACGACGGCTGCAATGCGGCCGTGATCGTCACGCCGAGCGGCGATGGTGACAAGGTGCTGTCGCGCACCGGCGAAGTGGTTAAGTCGTGCAATCACATCATCAAGGGTGTGCGCGGACGCCTGAAGGCGAAGCTCGAAAAGCTCGGCGCGTACGCGGTGCTCGGTGAAGTGTGGAGACCACGCACGACGCAGAACATCATCAGTGGTGAGTTCCGTCGCCATGACCCTGCGCCTAAGTTGCAGTTCCAAGTCTTCGACATGCTGACGCTCACCGAGTTCGAGGCGGGCCACAGCGACTTCACGTTCGAGGTGCGGTACGAGCAACTGTTCCCGTACTTCCGTGGCGCGCATGCGACCGACACCGTGCAGCTTGCGGATACCTACACGCCGGGCAGCTACGGCAACCCGACAACGCTGTGCGATTCGCTCGTCGAGCAGGGCGGCTATGACGGCCTGATCCTGCGCAACCCGTACGGCCTGTGGACAGCAGGCAGCGGTACGGACGGCGAAATCATCAAGGTCAAGAAGGCCGAGACCTACGACCTACGCGTGGTCGGCGTCGAGGAAGGCAAGGGCAAGTACAAGGGCACGCTAGGCGCGCTCGTATGCCAAGGCCCGAAGGGGCATGTCAAGGTTAGCGGCATGACCGACGAGCAGCGCGACTCGTGGTGGAGCGGAGAGAAAGGGGCGGGCGGCGACGAGCGCGTCGTCGGCGCAATCGTCGAGGTGGCCTGCCTCGGTCTCACTCCGCAAGGCTCCCTGCGCGAGCCACGATTCAAGGGCGTTCGCTTCGACAAAGAGAACGCCGACTTCGAGTAACACCCGCTGATGACGGGCTGGCTATCACAAGCAGCCCGAGGACACCCACGCAAGGAGGGGTCTATTAAGCCATACGAATTTGTTGGCCCGGTCGAACCGCCGCAGCGTAAGCTGGAAAGGGAAATCATCATAGAAGGCCGTCAGCGCGCCGTGCGCATGATGGAGAAGAACGAACAGGAGGGTCGTGCCGACAACAACCCGTATGCACGCCCGTTATACCGACGATACCTTCTTCCACTCGCCGACTTAATTGCTTCAGCGATAAAGGACGTAGGACGGCCCGGCAGGCGGGCCGCTCATGTTGCTCTACTCAAGCCACTTGATCCGGCCAGTGTAGCGTTCATGGCGGTCAGAAGTGTCATCGTGTACGCCGCGCTTAACAGCGGAGTGTCTGCACGAGACGCAGCGAGACTTTTAGGGACTTCCTTATACCGTGAACTGGTTCTATCCTCGTTTGAGAACATGGAACCCGAGTTGTATTGGGAAATATGCCACGACATAGACAGGCGCAAGTCAAAGGACGCTCGATACAAGTATCGGGTAATCCGTGACAGTGCGAACAACCGCGATATAGAGCTTCCTGAGTGGACGCCGGGTGAGCGTGAGCAGGTCGGATTGTGGCTGATTGAGGCGCTACGCACGGTAGGGATGATCGAGGTTAGTCGCGTCAAGAAGAACAAGATAGGAGGACAGGTAAAAGAGTATTTCGAGCTTTACCTGTCGCCAGATGCGCGTAGCACAGTTGATAGCATTAAAACCATCGTAGAAGAAACGATGCCGTGGGCAATGCCGTGTATTGAACCTCCGATACCGTGGACATCGTTCAACCGGGGCGGCTATCACACGAGCGAAATGCGGCGTTGGATTCCGTACTGTGTGAACGTGTCGAGACAGGGTAAGCGGGAATCAATCAATCTGTACAGAAACGCGGACCTGTCGGTCATACGTAGTGCGATAAATAGTCTACAGGCCGTGCGTTGGCAAGTTAATCGAGAAATGCTCGACACGGTACGTACGGTCGCTAAGCACTTCGACATGGACGAGGTGCTTACTCAGGCAGAACTACCTCGTCCAGCAAAACCCGAGTGGTTGTTGTCGAACATGAACAAGGAGGACATGACTGCGGACCAGTTGAACGAGTTCGCGGCATGGAAGCGGCGGGCCGCAGAGTGGTACACGCAGATGAAGCTACGCGGGCAAAAGTGGGGAAGGTTCTACGCAGCGACCCGCGTCGCCGATAAGTTCAAGGACTACGATGCGATTCACTTTGTGTACCAAGCCGACTTTCGCGGGCGTCTCTATGCGGTCACGACTGGTATCTCGCCTCAAGGCAGCGACCTCCAAAAGGCTCTCCTGCGGTTCGCTGATGGAAAGCCTCTCGCCACTGATGACGCAGTGCGCTGGTTCAAAGTCAACGGCGCGAATCGATTTGGGGTTGACAAGGTTCCGTTCGCCGACAGGATCAAGTGGGTTGACGATAACGACCGACACATCATTGCGTTCGCCGATGATCCTGTCAGTAATGCCGGGTGGACTGAAGCTGACTCTCCGTTGCAGTTCCTCGCGTGGGCCAAGGAGTACGCCGAGTGGAGACGGAATCCTTCAGGTTTCGTATCTCGTATCCCGGTCGGTCTTGATGGATCATGCAATGGACTTCAGCACTTTTCTGCAATGCTGCGTGACAGCGTTGGAGGCCGAGCTACAAACCTACTGCCAGCAGCCTCACCGAACGACATCTACCAGCAAGTCGCTGATGTCGTGAAGGCGAAACTCGCCGACCTGAAATTGGATCAGTTATCCGAGCGCGATCAAGAGTTGGCGCGTAAGTGGATTGCCCACGGCATGAACCGGAAACTGGTTAAGCGGTCGGTTATGACCTTACCGTACGGCTCGACGCGGTACTCGTGTGCCGAGTTCATCGTCGCTGATTACCTGCGGCAAGGTGAGGCCCCGGAGTTCGAGCGAAGCCAGTACGTACCGGCTGCGAACTTCCTGTCGCACATCGTGTGGGATGCAATCGGTGAAGTAGTCATCGCAGCATCGCGGGCCATGTCGTGGCTTCAGAAGGCTGCAAGCACCCTTATTAAAAGCGGCCAGTCACAGATACGGTGGGTGACTCCCAGCGGCTTCCCGGTGGTGCAGGTCTACAACGAAGTTGAGATTGTCCGTATTAACTCTCTGCTGCTCGGTGGAGTGCGACTGAAGGTCGGCATGACAGGTGATAAGCCTGATGTGCACAAGCATAAGAACGGGCTGTCTCCAAATTTCGTTCACTCGATGGATGCGTCTCACCTTGCATTGACTGTGCAGGCTTGTGAGAAGGCTGGCATCGATTCACTCGCAATGATCCATGACGACTACGGCACGCACGCAGCGGATGCCCAGCAGTTGTTCGGGATTATCAGAGATACCTTCGTGAGGATGTATGAAACGAATGATCCGCTCAATTGGTTCCGTGCTCATTATGACGGCCTGCCTGCGGTTCCCGAATCTGGCGACCTCGACATCAGCCAAGTTCGGAACTCTCCGTACTTCTTTGCGTGAACTCTGTCGTGAAGGGTCCCGAAATGCGACGGGTAAATCGGGTTCCTTCACGACGCACACCGTGGAGGAACCTATGAAAGAGCAGGTCGTGGTCCGTCTGGACCCGTTCACGTACCGGGAGTTGGAGCAGAAGCTCACGCCTCCGGTCGTCACCACGCAGACCACTGAACTCCTCGCTGGCTATCAGCTGGGAGTGCAGTCGGTTCTGAAGCTGCTGCGCGAGGGCTACACAGTTGGCTGATCTACCCAAGGAAGTTTGGCCGCGTCAGTGGCCTGAAATCTGGCGGGCCGGTTGCGAGCACGTCGCTCGCATCAAAGCCGACCCGTCGAAGCCTTGGGCGAAGCATGTGGATGCCGAGCACATCATGCAGCAGATCAAGAGCGGCGAGGTGCACGCGGTGATCTTTAACGACACCTACCTCGTCGTGTTCAACATCGGCGTCCCGTGGACAAGCCCCGGCGTGACGATGTTCGAGGAACTGCTGCTGTTGCGTCTCTACCCCGAGCGCGAGAGCGTCAGCTATCGCACGGTCGTCAGAGGTATTGAGCAGCTTGCTCGTGCCAACGGCTGCGCGGGTGTGATGCTCGGTGCTGCGGGTGCGTACGACGACCGCCTCGGGCGGGTGATTGAACGGCTCGGCTACGTGAAGGCAGGCGGGTCTTATTACAAGGAGCTTTGATGGGCAAGGCACTCAGTTTTTTGAAGCCTGTGGGCAAGGTGTTCGGTATCGATCCGAGCGGCCAAGCGGATGCGATCCGCGACGCGGCGAACCAGCAGGCAGCAGCCGAGCGAGCAGCAGCGGACGCACAGGCACAGGCTACGCGTGACGCAGCGGCGGCGCAGTCGGCGCAAGTGAACCAGCAAGCGCAGGCCGTAGCGCAGGCACAGCAAGCGACGATCAACCAATCGACGATTGCGAATCAGATCGCTGCGCAGCAGTCGCAGCAACAGCCGCAGACGCAAATCGACCTGACGGCTAACACCGCAGACGACTCGTCCGACCCGCGACGCAAGTATCAGGGTGGAGCATCGAGCGTCGGCGGGACCAACGGAGGCGTCGGCATCCGTTTGACGTAAGGAGGACAAATGACCGTCCAGAAGAAGTGGTCAGCAATGGACGGTCAGCGCAAAGCGCTGCTCCTCCGTTGCCAGAAGTACGCGGGATTCACCCTCCCGACTATCTGCACCCCGGACGGGTACAACGAGAATCTTGAGGAGTTACAGACCGATTACCAGTCGGTCGGCGCGCAAGGCGTCAACAACCTCACGAACAAGCTGATGCTGGCCCTGTTCGCACCGTCTCGCCCGTTCTTTCGCCTCGATGTCCCCAGCGATCTACTGAAGAAGCTGATGGGGCAGGAGGGCTTCGATGCAACGCAATTCCAGTCGATCCTATCCGTAGCAGAGCAGAACTGCATTCGCTCGTTGGACCAGATGAAGGTGCGTCCGAAGCTGTACGAGGCAGTGAAGCATTTGATCATCACCGGCAACGTCCTGATGGTGCTCGGCAAGAACACGGACGATTCGCCCATTCGTGCCATCGGCTTGAAGAAGTACGTCGTGAAGCGTTCGCAGTCAGGCCGAGTCATCGACCTGATCGTTCGTGAGGAAGTGCTGTTCGACGAACTGGCAGAGAAGGCGCAGGAGCAGCTTCGTCAGAAGGCCGACCGATTCCGCGAAATCAAGGTGGACGACGAGAAGGGATGTCCGACCGTCGCGCACTACACGCGGGTCTGCTGGAAGGACGGCAGCTACATCGAGACGCAGCACGTCGATGAGTACGACCTCGACGGTACCGAGTTCAACGGCAAGTACACCGACGAGACCCTACCGTATCGAGTCTTGACGTGGGAACTCCACGACGAGAACAACTACGGCACCGGCCTCGTCGAGCAGAACGCTGGCGACTTCGCTGCGCTGTCTGCGCTGTCCGAAGCAGAACTCGAAGCCGCGATCCTCGCGTCGCAGTTCCGCTGGCTCGTGAACCCGGCAGGGCAGACCAAACCGGAAGACCTCGAAAAGAGCAAGAACGGTGCGGCAGTCCCCGGCGTGCAGAACGACATCATCCCGCTCATGACGGGAACCGGGCAGACGCTCAACCAGATCGACGTTACCAACAGCAAGTACATCAATCGCATCGGGCAAGTGTTCCTGCTCGGCGCATCCGTGATCCGCAACGCGGAGCGGGTGACTGCCGAGGAGGTGCGCCTCGTTGCGAATGAGTTGGAGACCTCGCTGGGTGGCGTGTACTCGCGACTCGCAATCGACTTCCAGTTGCCTATGGCTTACTGGCTCGTTGCGATGAACGGCGTGAAGCTGCAAGGCACTTCGATCACGCCGACGATCATCACCGGCCTCGATGCCCTGTCACGTAACGGCGACCTCGACAACCTGAAGCTGTGCATTCAGGACATGGCCGCTGTCAGCGGACTACCACCGCAGATGCAGTTCGTCCTCAAGCTCGACGCTATCGCGAACGCGATCTTCTCGGGTCGCGGCGTCGATCCAACGATGTACATCAAGTCACCTGACCAGCAAGCAACGGACCTCAAGAATCAGCAGTTGATGGCCTTGCAGCAGCAGGTAGCCCGCCCCGTCGCCTCGGCAGTTGCCGGGAACATGGCGGCTCAATCTCAAGGAGCGCAGTAATCCATGACGACCGAAGCTAACGCAACCGCAGCAGCCCAAGGTAACGCGGCAGCAGCCGCAGCACAGCCCGCACAGGCGGCTGGAACGGTGGCGACAGCCGTTGGTACTCCCGCAGCCGCCGCAGCCGCCCCTGCGGCCTCTACGACCCCGGTAACGCCCGAGGCCAAGACAGAGGCCGGTACGTTCGGCGAGGTGGTGTCGTATCAGCCGACCGGTAACTCGAACCTCGACCTCGCGCTCGGCTTCGCAGGCAAGCACGGCCTGTCGCCCGAGCACCCGGCGATGTTGGAGGCGAGCAAGGGCAACTTCGGCCCGGTGAAGGCGCTGTTCGCAGAGAAGGGCGTGCAGGGCTGGGAAGCGTACATCGCGCTTGCCGAGGAAGGCTACAAGGCCCATACGGAGACCGAGGCGCAGAAGACGCTGGCGATCCAGAACATTTGCGTCAGTGCGGCGGGCGGCGAACAGGAATGGGCCGATGTGCTCGGCTGGGCGTCACAGAACGCGGAGCCTGCCGAGAAGGAAGCCGTGAACTCGGCACTCGCGCAGGGCGGCGTAGTCGCCGAGGCGGTGGCGGCGTATCTAGTGGGCCTGTATCGCGGCGCACCGGGTACGACGTACTCGCCGACGCAGAGCGCTGTAAAGCCTGACGCGGGCCGT from Paraburkholderia edwinii includes the following:
- a CDS encoding DNA-directed RNA polymerase; the encoded protein is MTGWLSQAARGHPRKEGSIKPYEFVGPVEPPQRKLEREIIIEGRQRAVRMMEKNEQEGRADNNPYARPLYRRYLLPLADLIASAIKDVGRPGRRAAHVALLKPLDPASVAFMAVRSVIVYAALNSGVSARDAARLLGTSLYRELVLSSFENMEPELYWEICHDIDRRKSKDARYKYRVIRDSANNRDIELPEWTPGEREQVGLWLIEALRTVGMIEVSRVKKNKIGGQVKEYFELYLSPDARSTVDSIKTIVEETMPWAMPCIEPPIPWTSFNRGGYHTSEMRRWIPYCVNVSRQGKRESINLYRNADLSVIRSAINSLQAVRWQVNREMLDTVRTVAKHFDMDEVLTQAELPRPAKPEWLLSNMNKEDMTADQLNEFAAWKRRAAEWYTQMKLRGQKWGRFYAATRVADKFKDYDAIHFVYQADFRGRLYAVTTGISPQGSDLQKALLRFADGKPLATDDAVRWFKVNGANRFGVDKVPFADRIKWVDDNDRHIIAFADDPVSNAGWTEADSPLQFLAWAKEYAEWRRNPSGFVSRIPVGLDGSCNGLQHFSAMLRDSVGGRATNLLPAASPNDIYQQVADVVKAKLADLKLDQLSERDQELARKWIAHGMNRKLVKRSVMTLPYGSTRYSCAEFIVADYLRQGEAPEFERSQYVPAANFLSHIVWDAIGEVVIAASRAMSWLQKAASTLIKSGQSQIRWVTPSGFPVVQVYNEVEIVRINSLLLGGVRLKVGMTGDKPDVHKHKNGLSPNFVHSMDASHLALTVQACEKAGIDSLAMIHDDYGTHAADAQQLFGIIRDTFVRMYETNDPLNWFRAHYDGLPAVPESGDLDISQVRNSPYFFA
- a CDS encoding portal protein — encoded protein: MTVQKKWSAMDGQRKALLLRCQKYAGFTLPTICTPDGYNENLEELQTDYQSVGAQGVNNLTNKLMLALFAPSRPFFRLDVPSDLLKKLMGQEGFDATQFQSILSVAEQNCIRSLDQMKVRPKLYEAVKHLIITGNVLMVLGKNTDDSPIRAIGLKKYVVKRSQSGRVIDLIVREEVLFDELAEKAQEQLRQKADRFREIKVDDEKGCPTVAHYTRVCWKDGSYIETQHVDEYDLDGTEFNGKYTDETLPYRVLTWELHDENNYGTGLVEQNAGDFAALSALSEAELEAAILASQFRWLVNPAGQTKPEDLEKSKNGAAVPGVQNDIIPLMTGTGQTLNQIDVTNSKYINRIGQVFLLGASVIRNAERVTAEEVRLVANELETSLGGVYSRLAIDFQLPMAYWLVAMNGVKLQGTSITPTIITGLDALSRNGDLDNLKLCIQDMAAVSGLPPQMQFVLKLDAIANAIFSGRGVDPTMYIKSPDQQATDLKNQQLMALQQQVARPVASAVAGNMAAQSQGAQ